From Humibacter ginsenosidimutans, a single genomic window includes:
- a CDS encoding ABC transporter substrate-binding protein — translation MMTAPLTRRAFTRLALTTMGAATMASLAGCATADAAPAATAGGGTAAAKLRLGYFDNVTHATALIGLQQGLLAKSLGTTTLTTEIFNAGPATVEALSAGAIDAAFIGPSPAISSYAASAGKSIRIIAGATNGGAALVVKKDITKASQLKGTTLASPQLGNTQDVALRTWLAEQGLTTSLTGGGDVTITPTDNAQTLTLFQQGAIDGAWLPEPWVSRLVLDAGGHVLVNEASQWPGGRFPSTVLVADQSFIDAHGTTIDALVKGHAASIAWLGAHSAAEAATAINARLTKDSGKGLETAVIERALTQVTFSLDPVASTFPELQRHAVKLGLSKSADLHGIFDLRAANALLKAAGKPTVSAGGLGV, via the coding sequence TGCGCCCGCCGCCACGGCCGGCGGCGGGACGGCGGCCGCGAAGCTCCGTCTCGGCTACTTCGACAACGTGACCCACGCCACCGCTCTGATCGGACTGCAGCAGGGCCTGCTCGCGAAGAGCCTCGGCACGACGACCCTCACCACCGAGATCTTCAACGCCGGACCGGCCACCGTCGAGGCGCTCAGCGCCGGCGCGATCGACGCCGCGTTCATCGGCCCGAGCCCCGCGATCAGCTCCTACGCGGCCAGCGCAGGCAAGTCGATCCGCATCATCGCGGGGGCCACGAACGGTGGCGCCGCGCTGGTCGTGAAGAAGGACATCACCAAGGCCTCGCAGCTGAAGGGCACGACCCTCGCGTCACCGCAGCTCGGCAACACGCAGGACGTCGCGTTGCGCACCTGGCTGGCCGAGCAAGGTCTGACGACGTCGCTCACCGGCGGTGGCGACGTGACGATCACGCCGACGGACAACGCTCAGACGCTCACGCTGTTCCAGCAGGGTGCGATCGATGGCGCATGGCTTCCGGAGCCGTGGGTCTCCCGGCTCGTGCTCGACGCGGGGGGCCACGTGCTCGTCAACGAGGCGTCGCAATGGCCCGGCGGCAGGTTCCCCAGCACGGTGCTGGTGGCCGACCAGTCGTTCATCGACGCGCACGGCACGACGATCGACGCGCTGGTCAAGGGCCACGCGGCATCCATCGCGTGGCTCGGTGCGCACTCCGCCGCCGAGGCGGCGACCGCGATCAACGCACGGCTCACCAAGGACAGCGGAAAGGGACTCGAGACCGCGGTGATCGAGCGCGCGCTGACGCAGGTGACGTTCAGTCTCGACCCCGTGGCATCCACCTTTCCCGAGCTGCAGCGTCACGCCGTGAAGCTCGGACTCAGCAAGTCCGCAGACCTGCACGGGATCTTCGATCTGCGGGCGGCCAACGCCCTGCTGAAGGCGGCGGGCAAGCCGACCGTCTCCGCAGGCGGGCTCGGGGTGTGA
- a CDS encoding ABC transporter permease — protein MSLDLDDTAVTTVTTRIGSEQRYTLADVEAGLDSLQSDEQRWRGSWRRAAGSVLLPVAVLVLLVVVWQLSVWIAQPRPDIVPSPLAVAQSFGDLWSSGRLQQAVLTSLERGVFGFLIAVAVGTPIGLLLSEVPLLRRAVGPLISGLQVLPSVAWVPAAILWFGLSDATAYFVVLMGATPSIVNGLLSGVDQVPPQLRRVGKVLGASRWQQATLVVMPAALPGYLGGLKQGWAFSWRSLMAAEIITTGGTMGFGLGTLLDQSRQLADLPGVIVTIVGILVIGIVVELLVFAPIERRLARARGLARGEAR, from the coding sequence ATGTCGCTTGACCTCGACGACACCGCGGTCACGACCGTCACGACGCGTATCGGAAGCGAGCAGCGCTACACGCTCGCCGACGTCGAAGCCGGCCTCGACTCGCTGCAGTCGGACGAGCAGCGGTGGCGCGGTTCCTGGCGCCGTGCCGCGGGCAGCGTGCTGCTTCCGGTGGCCGTGCTCGTGCTTCTCGTCGTCGTGTGGCAGCTCTCCGTGTGGATCGCGCAGCCCCGCCCCGACATCGTGCCGAGCCCGCTCGCGGTCGCACAGTCGTTCGGCGACCTGTGGTCGTCCGGCCGCCTTCAACAGGCCGTGCTCACCAGCCTCGAGCGTGGGGTGTTCGGCTTTCTCATCGCCGTCGCGGTCGGCACGCCGATCGGGCTGCTGCTGTCCGAGGTGCCGCTGCTGCGTCGCGCGGTCGGTCCGCTCATCTCGGGGCTTCAGGTGCTGCCGTCGGTCGCCTGGGTCCCCGCCGCGATCCTCTGGTTCGGGCTCTCGGATGCCACCGCCTACTTCGTCGTGCTCATGGGTGCCACCCCGTCGATCGTGAACGGCTTGCTGTCGGGCGTCGACCAGGTGCCTCCGCAGCTGCGCCGGGTCGGAAAGGTGCTCGGGGCATCCCGCTGGCAGCAGGCCACACTCGTGGTGATGCCCGCCGCGCTCCCCGGATACCTCGGCGGTCTCAAGCAGGGCTGGGCGTTCTCGTGGCGCTCCCTGATGGCCGCGGAGATCATCACCACGGGAGGGACCATGGGCTTCGGACTCGGAACGCTGCTGGATCAGAGCAGGCAGCTCGCCGATCTGCCCGGCGTGATCGTGACGATCGTGGGCATCCTCGTGATCGGGATCGTCGTCGAGCTGCTCGTCTTCGCTCCGATCGAGCGCAGGCTGGCTCGTGCCAGGGGCCTCGCACGCGGGGAAGCTCGATGA